A genomic window from Punica granatum isolate Tunisia-2019 chromosome 2, ASM765513v2, whole genome shotgun sequence includes:
- the LOC116196571 gene encoding transmembrane protein 230-like, which yields MAYVDHAFSISDEDMMFETPYALNNKPPIKEIALAVSLLVVGTLGIVLGTLMASYRVGGDRTHGVFFAILGAILFIPGFYYTRIAYYAYKGYKGFSFSNIPPV from the exons ATGGCGTACGTCGACCATGCGTTCTCGATTTCGGACGAGGACATGATGTTCGAGACCCCCTACGCGCTCAACAACAAGCCCCCCATCAAGGAGATCGCCCTCGCCGTGTCCCTCCTCGTGGTCGGCACCCTCGGGATCGTTCTCGGCACCCTCATGGCTTCTTATCGAGTTGGGGGCGACCGCACCCATG GGGTCTTCTTCGCTATTCTTGGGGCGATCCTATTTATACCTGGGTTTTATTATACTAGGATCGCATACTATGCTTACAAGGGATACAAAGGGTTCTCCTTCTCGAACATACCGCCCGTGTAG